A segment of the Xylanibacillus composti genome:
TTGGATTGTTGATCCCGGTCAGGCCGAGCACGAATCGGATGCACAGCAGGAGGAGTCGACTCGCATTCATCTCGCAACCTCCATTGAAGAAGTGGAGCAGCTCGTCTTGCACGAACGCTGCGAAGCCGTATTTATCGTTTCCTCGCAATCGCAAGCGCCCCAACAAGAGCGGATTGCCCCGCTTAACGATCTGGCTCCGGTTTACTTGTTCCTGAATGCGGACAAGCACACCTTGTTTATCGTCAAGCTGTTTCTGTACTATTTGGCTTCTGTGGACGGGGCTGACCTGGCACATTTGTCCCCGGAGCATGCAGCCTTGCACAACGATGATGTGGATTGGCAGAAGTCACTCCAATATATCCGCGACAATCTGGATAACAATGAGCTGTCCCTGGAGGATGTAGCCAGGCAAAATTATGTGTCCAAGTGGCATTTTTCCAAGGTATTCAAGAAAAAGTTCGGCATTACGTTCCGCGATTATCTGATTGAGGAGCGTATCGCGCTGGCGAAAAAGCTTCTTCTGACCAACGAATCCGTGACCAGCGTGTGCTATGAGGTAGGCTACGGCGATCTGACCCACTTCGGAAGGATATTCCAAAAGCGAGTGGGGATGCCGCCTTCGAGGTACAAGAAGAAATATTGGAATCCGCAAGCCTTGGAAAGGAGAAGAGGATGAGGAAAAAGGTTATGACAGTAGCGGCATTGTCGGTTTGCTTGCTCGTACTGCTTGCTTGGTGGGCCTATGAGCAGTGGCGTGCGCCATATCCCCTGCCCGAATTGGACAACGGGACTGACTGGTCGGCATTCCGGCTGGCATTCGACGACGAGCGAGCTTCCTACGCAATCCTGCAGGCAGCTGAAGGGCAGCAGCCTGAGCCTCCCGAACTGCCGCTGGCTGACGAGACATCGGCAGACGCTGCATACGTGTACGGCGTGCTGACAGGCGATGCTGCCTACTTGCAGGCGGCTGTTGCTTTTCACCCCGGTCACCTTGGCTATAGCACGGCGATGCGACAGGCCATGATCGCGAACGACCAGCATGAGGAGCTGATTGCCTTCCTTCAATCGCTGCTCCGGGATTCGAAGGATTTCGAACCGGAGATCCGTTTGCAGCTAGCGCTCGCCTATGTGGACCAGCTGCAGGACCCTTCGCTTGGCACAGCTTCGCTCGGGCAGCTGTCCTATCAGTCCATAGAGGAAGCCAATGTGATCCTGGAGCAGCATCCCCATGACTGGATGGGGCATTTCCTAAGAGGGATTAACAACCTGTATTGGCCAGTCGGGCTGCAGCGCATTGAGAAGTCGATTCAGGATCTCTCGTACTGTGTAGCTGTCGCCAAGCGGCATGCGGATCAAGAACTGGTGATGTGGCCGATGGCGTATGCCGCCCTTGGCGATGCACTGGTGAAGGGAGGCTCGGTCGAGGAAGGCTTCGCGGTCTGGAAGGAAGGCGCAGCCGCTTATCCCGAGTATGAGCCGCTGCAGGAGAGGGTGCTGGCGGGCATCAGCCAGGCGGAAGAGCTCGTTGGTGACATTCGCGGGATGGAGCAGTTCCAGCGGCCAACCCCTGAGCTGACAGATATTTCGGTTATTTGGCGGCAGCCGCTGGCAGGTGAGCGGCCATGACGTTGAGCGAAGTGGTCATTTCCGGCATCGGCGTGAACGCCTCGATCGGCCAGGGGGCGGATCGCTGCTGGGAAGGCTTGTTGACCGGCAGGACTGGCATTGGCAAAGTACGAAGCTTCGATGTGTCCGGGCATCGCAATCAATTCGCTTGTGAGATTCAAGCCTTGCCCCGATCCGCCACATACCCGGATAAGGTTGCTGCGATGGGGCGCACGACTCAGATCGTCGTTCCGGCTGTGGAAGAGGCGCTGCAGGATGCGCAAATCACAATGGACGACTGCAAGCGGCTGCGGGTTGGTCTATGCGTTGGTACGACGATGGGCGAGATCGAGCCGCTTGAAC
Coding sequences within it:
- a CDS encoding helix-turn-helix domain-containing protein, whose product is MIVLWIVDPGQAEHESDAQQEESTRIHLATSIEEVEQLVLHERCEAVFIVSSQSQAPQQERIAPLNDLAPVYLFLNADKHTLFIVKLFLYYLASVDGADLAHLSPEHAALHNDDVDWQKSLQYIRDNLDNNELSLEDVARQNYVSKWHFSKVFKKKFGITFRDYLIEERIALAKKLLLTNESVTSVCYEVGYGDLTHFGRIFQKRVGMPPSRYKKKYWNPQALERRRG